Proteins found in one Planococcus citri chromosome 2, ihPlaCitr1.1, whole genome shotgun sequence genomic segment:
- the LOC135836758 gene encoding uncharacterized protein LOC135836758 yields the protein MSSIAILIYLILHMFSDIGSQQVPEHHYVLKRPFGKINATTGQSFVNLLRGDFYIDTTYILKEVLKSHRYKTLAITLPSKWGKSLNLDMMKTFLEIQVDNRGKRILPQYRSTSYKLFHNNQLREENGQIVRLYEPLYISFSNTLLRKHQGRHPVICLDFGNTNASNYRGILQEMANRIKNAYSQHEYMISALIDEIRGSGSTPSKNNTAKKLKSFMQMMHGKPNYEDLINSIWLLSRILYDHFGSKVFILLDNYEGVLLNALTNTAISEAESPLILAFFSSLMVRSFQSNDYMEKGILTGSFKMLNLIPHLNNVTEYKTTQHVMMRLYSIEEEVLMSIFHRLGLPQIRRSKVTNWYGGYHWGSNLCYSVYSPQTVMNFLSTGKVGYLKERHVEFDPVLENMFYHRTVRTYILWLLYSKPILVSQKEIRPQQFLTDFIKFKEALRNSKNPFDDLSIEPYLCAVGILAIARLHGGFGTQVRMPNHAVRMEVAEKLIHFYEKNFNLSISALNEAIENLALFMLIGDNKLEDLKYFLQTITRNEALMAEMEESKYREQEIFELFLCFIFNYFTFRITLSHDYQIESIEKVQLNKWIMFNDYSVTFIQFRMNDSSAEHVLDICKNHATTMPMFTQLPFVKFVGINFRPNGEVDICTESLNGPFEMVSNYTTKPPPIYAV from the coding sequence ATGTCATCAATCGCAATTCTTATTTACCTTATTCTACACATGTTTTCCGATATTGGAAGTCAGCAAGTTCCCGAGCATCATTACGTCTTGAAAcgtccatttggtaaaattaacgCCACGACTGGCCAATCTTTTGTGAACCTTTTACGGGGCGATTTCTACATAGATACGACTTATATATTGAAGGAGGTACTGAAGAGTCACAGGTACAAAACGCTCGCGATAACATTACCATCGAAATGGGGCAAAAGTTTGAATTTAGATATGATGAAGACTTTCTTAGAAATCCAAGTGGACAATCGCGGAAAACGAATACTTCCACAGTACAGATCAACTAGTTACAAATTGTTCCACAACAATCAACTAAGGGAAGAGAATGGACAAATCGTACGATTATACGAACCTTTGTATATTTCATTCAGTAACACCTTGTTAAGAAAACACCAAGGTCGACACCCGGTGATTTGTTTAGATTTTGGTAACACGAATGCGTCCAATTACAGAGGTATTCTTCAAGAAATGGCTAACCGAATCAAAAACGCATACTCTCAACACGAATACATGATTTCCGCGTTGATAGATGAAATCAGAGGAAGCGGCTCAactccttcaaaaaataataccgCCAAGAAGCTGAAAAGTTTCATGCAAATGATGCACGGAAAACCAAACTACGAAGATCTCATTAACAGTATATGGCTATTATCTCGAATCTTGTACGATCATTTTGGAAGCAAAGTTTTCATACTGTTGGATAATTACGAAGGTGTACTTCTCAATGCACTCACCAATACCGCCATTAGCGAGGCAGAATCGCCTTTAATTCTAGCCTTTTTCTCTTCCCTAATGGTACGGTCGTTTCAGAGCAATGATTATATGGAGAAAGGAATTTTAACAGGTAGCTTCAAGATGCTAAATTTGATTCCGCATCTGAACAATGTAACCGAATATAAAACTACTCAGCATGTCATGATGAGATTATACAGTATCGAAGAAGAAGTCTTGATGTCGATTTTTCATCGTCTCGGTTTACCTCAAATTCGTCGCAGCAAAGTTACAAACTGGTACGGTGGATATCATTGGGGTAGCAACCTATGTTATTCTGTTTACAGTCCTCAAActgtaatgaattttttatcaactggCAAAGTTGGTTATTTAAAGGAACGTCACGTGGAATTTGATCCAGTGCTAGAGAATATGTTTTACCATCGAACAGTTAGGACGTACATTTTATGGCTTTTATACAGTAAACCTATTCTCGTAAGCCAGAAAGAAATCAGACCGCAACAATTTTTAACagatttcattaaatttaaagAAGCTCTGCGTAATTCCAAGAACCCCTTCGATGATCTATCCATCGAGCCATATCTTTGCGCAGTTGGTATTCTGGCTATAGCGCGACTTCACGGTGGTTTCGGAACTCAGGTAAGGATGCCGAATCATGCAGTACGAATGGAAGTAGCTGAGAAGCTGATACACTTTTACGAGAAGAATTTCAACCTATCTATTTCTGCTTTGAACGAAGCCATTGAAAACCTCGCTTTGTTTATGCTGATAGGGGATAATAAATTAGAAgatttgaagtattttttgcaGACCATTACACGAAATGAAGCTCTAATGGCGGAAATGGAGGAGAGCAAGTACAGAGAACaagaaatattcgagttatttctgtgtttcattttcaactacTTCACGTTTCGTATAACTCTGTCGCACGATTACCAAATCGAGTCGATTGAAAAGGTTCAACTAAATAAGTGGATCATGTTCAACGATTACAGCGTTACTTTCATCCAATTCAGAATGAATGATTCTTCAGCCGAACACGTTTTAgatatttgtaaaaatcatgCAACAACAATGCCCATGTTCACTCAGCTGCCCTTCGTTAAATTTGTCGGGATCAATTTTCGGCCCAATGGTGAGGTTGATATCTGTACAGAATCTCTAAATGGTCCATTTGAAATGGTTTCCAATTACACGACGAAGCCACCACCGATTTatgcagtatga
- the LOC135836760 gene encoding uncharacterized protein LOC135836760: MLTTLLFLCLVTIAASQNTTAKRGRPRDIPFVVNRPFGRIKGIETQNFVELLKSDFYFDKTLILKEILKPQKHKTILITLPAKWGKSSNLDMMKTFFEIEVDDYGNQITPKERSVNYRLFQKGELVLKEKTISLKKPLLISSYDTLLNQYQGQFPVIYLNFGNLNGTSYRAIIQQVGQRIREGFARHEYMITVLNDELKKAISETRKNITETKLHGFLTIFNDQGNYEDLIKSLELLSRILYDHFGSKVFVLIDDYEGVLLNAQINEAITETEFPLILAFFSSLMVHSFQTNIYLEKCILTGTFRMLSSIPHLTDVKEYKAINHMMMKLYSIAHDDLTMLFDHLNMTTYLRTKFTNWYGGYRGGPEFSYTIYSPHSIMNFISTKKLDYYKTRHAMFDPVFESTFKYSKMRIYILWLIYGKLFLISHRQSGRRQNLEDFLDFKKVLHTTKNPFDDLAIEPYLCAAGTLTLTQILNSFGTKARIPTNAVRMEVADKLMEYYKSRFRVSSWFITRAVKNLGSYISDEEDNLQNTTVFLESLTRNQALMKDIEDSKSEEKEILQLFLSFIFNYLSFRVTLLYDFQMESIEQVQPDSWILFNDQRAAFIQVRVNATSSKHVLNIAKNYAASLSRFTCLGILKFIGVNFTPTGAVEISTESHTGSSLLESNYTTKSPAIFV, from the coding sequence ATGTTGACCACCTTATTATTTTTGTGCCTTGTGACAATCGCCGCCTCTCAGAATACCACCGCGAAACGTGGAAGACCTCGTGATATTCCTTTCGTAGTGAATCGTCCGTTTGGTCGGATCAAAGGCATAGAAACGCAAAACTTCGTCGAATTACTCAAAAGCGATTTCTACTTCGATaaaactttaattttgaaagaaatcttgAAACCGCAAAAGCATAAAACCATTCTCATCACTTTGCCggccaaatggggtaaaagttcgaaTTTAGATATGATGAAGACTTTCTTCGAAATCGAAGTCGACGACTACGGTAATCAAATCACCCCAAAGGAGAGATCCGTTAATTATAGATTATTTCAAAAAGGCGAATTagtattgaaagaaaaaaccattagtttgaaaaaacctCTGCTCATTTCGTCCTATGATACGCTCTTGAACCAGTATCAGGGTCAATTCCCAGTCATCTACTTGAATTTCGGGAATTTGAACGGCACCAGTTATCGAGCAATAATCCAACAGGTTGGTCAAAGGATTAGAGAAGGTTTTGCTCGACACGAGTACATGATCACCGTACTAAACGACGAATTGAAAAAAGCCATCAGCGAGACTAGGAAAAATATAACTGAAACAAAACTACACGGTTTCCTAACCATTTTCAATGATCAAGGCAATTACGAAGATCTCATCAAAAGCTTGGAGCTTTTATCTAGAATCTTATACGATCATTTCGGTAGCAAGGTTTTCGTACTGATAGATGACTACGAAGGTGTCTTGCTGAATGCACAAATCAACGAAGCTATCACAGAGACCGAATTCCCCCTGATTTTGGCCTTCTTTTCATCCCTCATGGTGCATTCGTTTCAGACGAACATCTATTTGGAGAAATGTATCCTCACAGGCACCTTCAGAATGCTCAGTTCTATTCCTCATTTAACCGACGTGAAAGAATACAAGGCGATAAATCACATGATGATGAAACTATACAGCATTGCTCACGATGACTTGACTATGTTATTCGATCACCTCAACATGACAACCTATCTTCGCACCAAGTTCACTAATTGGTACGGAGGGTACCGAGGAGGACCCGAATTCAGCTACACTATTTACAGCCCTCATTCCATAATGAATTTCATATCGACCAAAAAGCTAGATTATTACAAAACACGTCACGCCATGTTCGATCCGGTATTTGAGAGTACCTTTAAATACAGCAAAATGAGGATCTATATTTTATGGCTGATATACGGTAAACTCTTTTTAATCAGTCATCGACAAAGCGGCCGAAGACAAAACTTGGAAGACTTCCTGGATTTCAAGAAAGTTTTACACACAACCAAGAACCCATTCGATGATCTCGCCATCGAACCATATCTTTGCGCAGCAGGTACCCTAACTCTGACCCAGATCCTCAACAGTTTCGGTACCAAAGCCAGAATACCTACTAATGCGGTCCGAATGGAAGTAGCTGACAAGCTGATGGAATACTACAAATCGAGATTTCGTGTATCATCTTGGTTTATAACCAGGGCTGTTAAAAATTTAGGCTCGTATATATCCGACGAAGAAGATAACCTACAAAACACAACTGTTTTTTTGGAATCACTCACACGTAATCAGGCTCTAATGAAAGATATCGAAGATAGTAAATCTGAGGAGAAGGAAATCTTGCAGTTATTTTTGAGCttcattttcaactatttaTCATTTCGAGTCACTTTGCTGTACGATTTTCAAATGGAGTCCATCGAGCAGGTTCAACCCGATAGTTGGATTTTATTCAATGATCAACGAGCTGCTTTCATTCAAGTCAGAGTCAACGCTACGTCATCTAAGCATGTTTTAAATATTGCTAAGAATTATGCCGCCTCGTTGTCTAGGTTCACGTGTCTTGGGATATTGAAATTTATAGGCGTTAATTTCACGCCAACTGGCgcagtggaaatttcaacagaatCGCATACGGGTTCTAGTTTACTGGAATCGAATTATACTACCAAATCACCTGctatttttgtgtaa
- the LOC135836759 gene encoding uncharacterized protein LOC135836759: MAIVLALSWISCFIILAQAFEHPTFNFYGTGKFGEMNATTSQSFMDLLRSDFYVDRTLIIMNVTKTYQRDVLYLVMPSKFGKTVNLDMIRTFFGMPVDKDGNPIYITETPAYKLFIHGKVELGNGQVKHLPQVLSISHYKRVMDKYMCKYPIIYVNLGHTNGSNLTEIVKLLSDRIKISFEEHPYLLASMDKKLASDIPAEDKAVITRQREIFLRIMNQKATQSDVEQSLQLITNLVHLHYGIRPYLMMDDFEGPFLNVLTNWNIGEYHTDPVLSFLYNFYAHGIQWNWQMEKGFLSGSMAAISIFKNISNYIDYKPTQHLILERYTLLHEDLLTIFKHYNVPEELQTKAINWYGGQRWSRGYRKKIYNIHAIRQFLCTGKLDYIRERHKSYDRFFEDLLRKFTRMRFFALDRLFGEVWGHIPRLAKPINYYHFLDIKNHLLNSTTPRKFTYPNIGFLTEKLILPESLEPFHAGSGLIATRFILATHFLFLRTPHNEAKMWIGDKIMQFYCKEWGLKSELIDKAVANLAEFIKDGETKPDDLIAFLKDVINNDRIMADADLYQEEEWAYRGGFGKLMNAIFNYLGLRVAMEYESLNVESVDSYDGPVASFVWHNLAIYDDKRVVFFEVHVNETATFGVGKARTEYERIAAFVDHPSQKYVGISARALGNIEILQETVEGPFTTTTARPSNRTRTTLSVAKQRKKDRMGIIFYEDIDYDPDTYVPIVTLGKFKKKAKKKRREEFF, encoded by the coding sequence ATGGCCATTGTACTCGCATTATCATGGATATCATGCTTTATAATCTTGGCTCAAGCCTTCGAACACCCTACATTCAATTTCTATGGCACCGGGAAGTTCGGCGAGATGAATGCGACGACATCTCAAAGCTTCATGGACCTACTTAGAAGTGATTTCTACGTCGACCGGACTCTAATAATAATGAACGTCACGAAAACTTACCAACGCGACGTTCTATACTTAGTCATGccttcaaaatttggcaaaactgTGAATTTAGACATGATAAGGACTTTTTTCGGAATGCCAGTTGACAAAGATGGTAATCCGATCTATATTACCGAAACACCAGCCTACAAGTTATTTATCCACGGTAAAGTTGAATTGGGAAATGGTCAAGTGAAACATTTACCCCAAGTTTTGTCAATTTCACACTATAAAAGAGTCATGGATAAGTATATGTGTAAATATCCGATCATTTATGTGAATTTGGGCCACACCAATGGTTCCAATTTAACCGAAATAGTCAAACTGCTCAGTGATCGAATTAAAATCTCTTTCGAAGAACATCCTTACCTCTTGGCATCCATGGATAAGAAACTGGCCAGCGATATCCCCGCCGAAGATAAAGCAGTTATTACTCGTCAACGTGAAATATTTCTTCGAATAATGAACCAAAAAGCTACTCAAAGTGATGTGGAACAAAGTCTACAACTAATAACGAACCTGGTTCATTTACATTACGGAATCAGACCCTATTTAATGATGGATGATTTCGAAGGACCTTTTCTCAATGTGCTCACCAACTGGAACATAGGTGAATATCACACCGATCCCGTTCTATCATTTTTGTATAACTTTTACGCTCATGGTATTCAGTGGAACTGGCAGATGGAAAAAGGCTTCCTTAGTGGATCAATGGCAGCGATAAGTATCTTCAAGAATATCAGCAATTACATCGATTACAAACCAACGCAACATCTGATTCTGGAACGATACACTCTTTTGCACGAAGACCTACTGACCATATTTAAACACTACAACGTTCCCGAAGAATTACAAACCAAAGCTATCAATTGGTACGGAGGCCAACGTTGGAGCAGAGGATACAGAAAGAAAATCTACAACATCCACGCCATCAGACAATTCCTCTGTACTGGTAAGCTGGATTATATTCGAGAACGTCACAAAAGCTACGATCGATTTTTCGAGGATCTTTTGAGGAAATTCACCCGAATGAGATTTTTCGCCCTGGATCGTTTATTCGGCGAAGTCTGGGGCCATATACCCAGACTAGCCAAACCGATAAACTACTATCACTTCTTGGACATAAAAAACCATCTTTTAAACTCGACGACTCCGAGAAAATTCACATACCCGAACATAGGTTTCTTGAcggaaaaactcattttaccGGAATCTCTGGAACCGTTTCATGCCGGAAGTGGTTTAATAGCCACGAGATTCATTCTAGCGACGCATTTCTTATTCTTGAGAACTCCTCATAACGAAGCCAAGATGTGGATAGGTGATAAAATAATGCAATTTTATTGCAAAGAATGGGGTCTAAAATCAGAACTCATTGATAAAGCGGTGGCTAATTTGGCGGAATTTATTAAAGACGGTGAAACTAAACCCGACGATTTGATTGCCTTCTTGAAAGATGTGATAAATAATGATAGGATCATGGCGGATGCCGATTTGTACCAAGAAGAAGAATGGGCTTACAGAGGAGGTTTTGGAAAACTCATGAACGCCATCTTTAATTATCTCGGTTTAAGGGTAGCTATGGAATACGAATCGTTGAACGTTGAATCTGTAGATTCGTACGATGGCCCTGTGGCCAGTTTCGTTTGGCATAATTTAGCCATTTATGACGATAAACGTGTCGTATTCTTCGAAGTGCACGTCAACGAAACTGCCACATTTGGAGTAGGTAAGGCGAGAACTGAGTATGAGAGGATAGCTGCGTTTGTCGATCACCCATCTCAAAAGTATGTAGGGATTAGTGCCCGAGCTCTGGGAAATATTGAGATTTTACAAGAAACTGTCGAAGGTCCATTTACCACTACGACTGCTCGTCCTTCCAATAGAACCAGAACCACATTGAGCGTTGCTAAGCAGAGAAAGAAGGATAGAATGGGTATTATATTTTACGAAGATATCGATTACGATCCTGATACTTATGTTCCAATCGTCACTCTGggtaaattcaaaaagaaagcGAAAAAGAAGAGACgcgaagaatttttttag